Proteins from one Mycobacterium sp. SMC-2 genomic window:
- a CDS encoding hemerythrin domain-containing protein, with translation MAESAIESPTDVVDFLVSQHQQIKSLFAEALAASGKDREKAFVELRRLLAVHETAEEEIVHPRAKRKLADGAAVVEERLHEEHEAKTVLQKLEKLDVDSAEFTRLLTELRDAVVEHAEHEERDEFSKLGQELSGDELERMGRAAKLAEAIAPTRPHAGVESQAANLAAGPFAAMLDRARDAIVGKG, from the coding sequence ATGGCTGAAAGCGCCATCGAGTCGCCCACCGATGTGGTCGACTTTCTCGTCAGTCAGCACCAGCAGATCAAGTCGTTGTTCGCCGAGGCGCTGGCGGCGTCCGGGAAGGACCGCGAGAAAGCCTTCGTCGAGCTCCGGCGACTGCTGGCCGTCCACGAGACGGCCGAAGAGGAGATCGTGCACCCGCGGGCCAAGCGGAAGCTTGCCGACGGCGCCGCGGTGGTCGAGGAGCGACTGCACGAAGAGCACGAGGCCAAGACCGTCCTGCAGAAGCTGGAGAAGCTCGACGTGGACAGCGCGGAGTTCACCCGCCTGTTGACCGAACTCCGCGACGCGGTCGTCGAGCACGCCGAGCACGAGGAGCGCGACGAGTTCTCCAAGCTGGGCCAGGAATTGAGCGGCGATGAGCTCGAACGGATGGGTCGCGCCGCCAAACTCGCCGAGGCGATCGCGCCGACCCGACCGCACGCCGGCGTCGAGTCGCAGGCGGCCAACCTGGCGGCCGGACCGTTCGCGGCGATGCTGGACCGGGCCCGCGACGCCATCGTCGGCAAGGGCTAA
- a CDS encoding UdgX family uracil-DNA binding protein (This protein belongs to the uracil DNA glycosylase superfamily, members of which act in excision repair of DNA. However, it belongs more specifically to UdgX branch, whose founding member was found to bind uracil in DNA (where it does not belong), without cleaving it, appears to promote DNA repair by a pathway involving RecA, rather than base excision.) — protein MTATRAPGATRYLPQERGLDSLRAAAECCRGCPLFADATQTVFGRGDPGAPIMLVGEQPGDQEDRAGEPFVGPAGRLLTRALEEAGIDPASTYVTNAVKHFKFSRKSGKRRIHEKPGRTEVVACRPWLVAEIEAVRPHVIVCLGATAAQSLLGAAFRVSAQRGEQVRLPPSLVDVEPEPIVVATVHPSAVLRDRSAGRHEAYRIFVDDLRGVRRVAAER, from the coding sequence ATGACCGCAACCAGGGCACCCGGTGCCACCCGTTACCTGCCGCAGGAGCGGGGGCTGGATTCGCTTCGAGCCGCGGCCGAATGTTGCCGCGGCTGCCCGCTTTTCGCCGACGCCACCCAAACCGTCTTCGGTCGCGGCGATCCGGGCGCGCCGATCATGCTGGTCGGTGAGCAACCGGGGGACCAGGAGGACCGCGCCGGTGAGCCGTTCGTCGGGCCGGCCGGGCGACTGCTTACCCGGGCCCTCGAAGAGGCCGGCATCGACCCGGCGTCAACGTATGTGACGAACGCGGTCAAGCACTTCAAGTTCAGCCGCAAGAGCGGCAAGCGACGCATCCACGAAAAGCCCGGCCGTACGGAGGTGGTCGCCTGCCGTCCCTGGCTGGTCGCCGAGATCGAGGCGGTCCGCCCGCACGTCATCGTGTGTCTCGGTGCGACCGCCGCGCAATCCCTTCTGGGAGCGGCGTTTCGGGTATCGGCCCAGCGTGGCGAACAAGTGCGGCTGCCGCCGTCCCTCGTCGACGTGGAGCCCGAGCCCATCGTGGTGGCCACGGTGCACCCGTCGGCGGTGTTGCGCGACCGCAGCGCCGGCCGTCACGAGGCCTACCGGATTTTCGTCGACGACCTGCGCGGTGTTCGCCGAGTCGCCGCCGAGCGCTGA
- a CDS encoding thiamine pyrophosphate-requiring protein, with the protein MAKQEVSDYLLERLRAWGVEHVFAYPGDGINGLLAAWGRADNKPKFIQSRHEEMSAFEAVGYAKFTGRVGVCAATSGPGAIHLLNGLYDAKLDHVPVVAIVGQTNRTAMGGNYQQEVDLLNLFKDVASDYVQMVTVPEQLPNVLDRAIRIAMTQRAPTALIIPSDVQELPYSPPEHAFKMVPSSLGIEYPEIAPDDAAIARAAEVLNAGKKVAMLVGTGARGAHAELAEVADLLGAGAAKALLGKDVLSDELPWVTGSIGLLGTRPSYELMRDCDTLLTVGSSFPYTQFLPEFGQARAVQIDVDGRLIGMRYPYEVNLVADAKTALRALIPHLRRKEDRSWRETIEKNVARWWETMDMEANVSADPINPMRLYSELSPQLPDDAIVTADSGSAANWYARNLRFRGSMRGSLSGTLATMGPGVPYAIGAKFGNPRRPVIAFVGDGAMQMNGMAELITIKRYWQEWEDPRLIVAILHNDDLNQVTWEMRAMAGAPKFHESQALPDVDFAAFAASLGLNAMAIKDPDQLDGAWRNALSADRPTVLDVFTDPDMPPIPPHATWDQFKASTAAVLSGDEDRAGFIKVGIKTKAQEFMPHKKG; encoded by the coding sequence ATGGCCAAGCAAGAGGTCTCCGACTACCTACTGGAGCGATTGCGGGCATGGGGTGTCGAGCACGTGTTCGCCTACCCCGGTGACGGCATCAACGGGCTGCTCGCCGCGTGGGGCCGCGCCGACAACAAGCCGAAATTCATTCAGTCGCGCCACGAGGAGATGAGCGCCTTCGAGGCGGTCGGCTACGCGAAATTCACCGGCCGGGTCGGGGTCTGCGCGGCCACGTCGGGGCCGGGGGCGATCCATCTGCTCAACGGCCTCTATGACGCCAAACTGGACCACGTTCCGGTGGTGGCCATCGTCGGGCAGACCAACCGCACCGCCATGGGCGGCAACTACCAGCAGGAAGTCGACCTGCTGAACCTGTTCAAGGACGTCGCCAGCGACTACGTCCAAATGGTCACCGTCCCTGAGCAATTGCCGAACGTGCTGGACCGCGCGATCCGCATCGCGATGACCCAGCGGGCACCGACGGCGTTGATCATCCCCAGCGACGTGCAGGAGCTGCCCTACTCGCCGCCCGAGCACGCCTTCAAGATGGTGCCCTCCAGCCTGGGCATCGAGTACCCTGAGATCGCGCCCGACGACGCGGCCATCGCGCGCGCCGCCGAGGTCCTCAACGCGGGCAAGAAGGTCGCCATGCTGGTGGGCACCGGCGCCCGTGGGGCCCACGCGGAGCTGGCCGAGGTCGCCGACCTGTTGGGCGCCGGCGCGGCCAAGGCACTGTTGGGCAAGGACGTCCTCTCCGACGAATTGCCTTGGGTCACCGGCTCTATCGGCCTGCTCGGGACGCGGCCGAGCTACGAGCTGATGCGGGACTGCGACACGCTGCTCACGGTCGGGTCCAGCTTCCCGTACACGCAGTTCCTGCCCGAATTCGGGCAGGCCCGCGCGGTGCAGATCGATGTGGACGGCCGGCTCATCGGGATGCGCTACCCGTACGAGGTCAACCTGGTCGCCGACGCGAAGACCGCGCTGCGGGCCCTGATTCCGCACCTGCGCCGCAAGGAGGACCGGTCGTGGCGGGAGACCATCGAGAAGAACGTGGCCCGCTGGTGGGAGACCATGGACATGGAAGCAAACGTCAGCGCCGATCCCATCAACCCGATGCGGCTGTACTCCGAACTCTCCCCGCAATTGCCGGACGACGCCATCGTGACGGCCGACTCCGGGTCGGCGGCCAACTGGTACGCCCGCAACCTGCGCTTCCGCGGCAGCATGCGGGGTTCGCTGTCCGGCACGCTCGCCACGATGGGGCCCGGTGTGCCGTACGCGATCGGCGCCAAATTCGGCAACCCGCGCCGGCCCGTCATCGCGTTTGTCGGTGACGGCGCGATGCAGATGAACGGCATGGCCGAACTCATCACGATCAAGCGGTACTGGCAGGAGTGGGAAGACCCCCGGTTGATCGTCGCGATCCTGCACAACGACGACCTCAACCAGGTCACCTGGGAAATGCGCGCCATGGCGGGCGCGCCGAAATTCCATGAGTCGCAGGCACTTCCCGATGTCGACTTCGCCGCGTTCGCGGCCAGCCTGGGCCTGAACGCGATGGCCATCAAGGACCCCGACCAACTCGATGGGGCGTGGCGCAACGCGCTGTCGGCCGACCGACCCACCGTGCTCGACGTCTTCACCGACCCCGACATGCCGCCCATCCCGCCGCACGCCACCTGGGATCAGTTCAAGGCGTCCACCGCCGCGGTCCTCTCGGGCGACGAGGACCGCGCCGGCTTCATCAAGGTCGGCATCAAAACCAAGGCGCAGGAGTTCATGCCGCACAAGAAGGGATGA
- a CDS encoding DNA topoisomerase IB: protein MRLRRSVLSKPGIARKRRGKGFAYYRPDGEPLSDPETLQRIKDLVIPPAWKNVWISPHPNGHIQAVGVDAAGRRQYLYHAAWQQERAEEKFDRVLELSTRLPQWRAVIAKDLARSGLTRKRVLAVALRLLDRGYFRAGSEQYAEENESYGLATLLCEHVQVRSDAVAFDFPAKSGVRRTVEIEDPEVVRAVRALMRRPNRTERLLVCRTASGWIDVRSDDLNARFKELVGDEYTVKDLRTWHGTVLAATAFADADPPVSQRVAKRVESAVMKEVAGELGNTPAVARGSYVDPRVVTGYEQGLTIAAATRRAERARHPDVAQEILDKATRMLIRRVTKGYSVSGPAALPKSA from the coding sequence ATGCGGCTGCGTCGCAGTGTGCTGAGCAAGCCGGGGATCGCGCGCAAGCGCCGGGGTAAGGGCTTCGCGTATTACCGGCCCGACGGCGAACCGCTCTCCGACCCCGAAACCCTGCAGCGGATCAAGGATCTCGTCATCCCGCCCGCCTGGAAGAACGTGTGGATCTCGCCGCACCCCAACGGGCACATTCAGGCCGTCGGCGTCGACGCCGCCGGCCGCCGCCAGTACCTCTACCACGCCGCATGGCAGCAGGAGCGCGCCGAGGAGAAATTCGACCGCGTCCTGGAACTGTCCACCCGGTTACCACAGTGGCGGGCCGTCATCGCTAAAGACCTGGCGCGCAGCGGTTTAACGCGAAAGCGGGTCCTCGCAGTGGCGTTGCGGCTGCTGGATCGCGGCTACTTCCGCGCCGGCAGCGAGCAGTATGCGGAGGAGAACGAGTCCTACGGGCTGGCCACCCTGCTGTGTGAACACGTGCAGGTCCGCAGCGACGCGGTCGCGTTCGACTTCCCCGCCAAGAGCGGCGTGCGGCGCACGGTGGAAATCGAGGACCCCGAAGTGGTCCGGGCGGTGCGCGCGCTGATGCGCCGGCCCAACCGCACCGAACGACTGCTGGTGTGCCGCACCGCGTCCGGCTGGATCGACGTGCGGTCCGACGACCTCAACGCCCGATTCAAGGAGTTGGTCGGGGACGAATACACCGTCAAGGATCTGCGTACCTGGCACGGGACGGTGCTGGCGGCCACGGCGTTCGCCGACGCCGATCCGCCGGTCTCGCAGCGGGTGGCCAAGCGCGTCGAGTCCGCCGTGATGAAGGAGGTCGCCGGCGAGCTGGGCAACACCCCGGCGGTGGCCCGCGGCTCCTACGTCGATCCCCGCGTCGTCACCGGGTACGAACAGGGGCTGACGATCGCCGCGGCGACGCGGCGCGCGGAACGCGCCCGCCACCCCGACGTGGCGCAGGAAATCTTGGACAAGGCCACCCGCATGCTGATCCGTCGGGTGACGAAAGGCTACAGCGTGTCCGGGCCAGCTGCGCTGCCCAAGAGCGCCTGA
- a CDS encoding heme-binding protein, translated as MKFGSIVARRRLAAISAGCLLGGITMGVIGAPSAAAAPDCSPGGVNATVSSVRGSAEQYLAAHPGANQVVTAAYGQPRPEAEANLRGYFTAHPQEYYDLRGILAPIGDTERQCNVKALPPVLESAYQEFMAG; from the coding sequence ATGAAATTCGGCAGTATTGTCGCGCGTCGGCGTCTGGCCGCCATCAGTGCCGGCTGCCTGCTTGGCGGAATCACCATGGGTGTTATCGGCGCGCCGTCCGCGGCCGCAGCGCCCGACTGCAGCCCCGGCGGCGTGAACGCCACCGTTTCGTCCGTGCGAGGCTCGGCGGAGCAGTACCTGGCGGCACACCCGGGCGCCAACCAGGTGGTCACGGCCGCCTATGGCCAGCCGCGGCCGGAGGCCGAGGCGAACCTGCGGGGCTACTTCACGGCACACCCCCAGGAGTACTACGACCTGCGCGGCATCCTGGCACCGATCGGCGACACCGAGCGGCAATGCAACGTCAAGGCCCTGCCGCCGGTTCTGGAATCGGCCTACCAGGAGTTCATGGCCGGTTGA
- a CDS encoding STAS domain-containing protein, which translates to MRPTPVARAIRRFVRLRAPPILDLSRVNYLGSAGLRVLLVVQDECRLAGLHCSVVGGVALRRLTRLVTGPGLPLADSVTEALQLIQGSIRGR; encoded by the coding sequence ATGCGTCCAACGCCGGTCGCCCGGGCGATTCGCCGTTTCGTGCGGTTGCGGGCCCCGCCGATCCTGGACCTGAGCCGCGTGAATTACCTGGGCAGCGCGGGCCTTCGAGTGCTGCTGGTCGTCCAGGACGAGTGCCGGCTCGCCGGACTGCACTGCAGCGTGGTCGGCGGTGTCGCGCTGCGCCGGCTGACCCGCTTGGTCACGGGCCCCGGGCTGCCCTTGGCCGATTCGGTCACCGAAGCGCTCCAGCTGATCCAAGGCTCCATTCGCGGGCGGTGA
- a CDS encoding SDR family oxidoreductase: MRQLTTIAVIGATGTAGSRVVARLRARDVAVVEVSRAHGVDLLDGESLYRALKGVDVAIDVSNPVPDDGQPSVTQALATASRNVMGVCSAQGVQRLVVSMMAGIDDPVFDGLAYVEGKRAAKEILLDGPVPTTVVKSTPWYESATGPSGPVTCHGDEVIVEDWLIQPIAADTVADVLVETALGQSPAPRSITGPDTIRLPELATRVLARQGDRRPMRTVQPAVPALAAGALLAPERAVVVGPDVETWLQSLPPASGNGGEGALASLHSLDFSRV; the protein is encoded by the coding sequence GTGAGGCAGCTGACCACCATCGCCGTGATCGGCGCGACGGGCACAGCCGGATCTCGCGTCGTCGCCAGGCTCAGGGCGCGTGACGTCGCGGTCGTCGAGGTGTCCCGCGCGCACGGCGTCGACCTGCTCGACGGCGAAAGCCTGTACCGGGCGCTCAAGGGAGTCGACGTCGCGATCGACGTTTCCAACCCCGTGCCGGACGACGGTCAACCCAGCGTCACGCAGGCGTTGGCCACCGCCTCCCGCAACGTGATGGGGGTCTGCTCCGCGCAGGGAGTCCAGCGCCTGGTGGTGTCGATGATGGCGGGCATCGACGATCCGGTGTTCGACGGGCTTGCCTACGTCGAGGGCAAACGGGCGGCGAAGGAGATCCTGCTCGACGGCCCGGTCCCGACCACGGTCGTCAAGTCGACACCGTGGTATGAATCCGCCACCGGCCCCTCGGGGCCGGTGACTTGTCACGGGGACGAGGTGATCGTCGAGGACTGGCTGATTCAGCCCATCGCCGCGGATACCGTCGCCGACGTACTCGTCGAGACGGCCCTGGGACAGAGCCCTGCGCCGCGCAGCATCACCGGCCCGGACACCATCCGGCTACCCGAGCTGGCCACGAGAGTGCTCGCGCGGCAGGGTGATAGGCGCCCGATGCGCACGGTGCAGCCCGCGGTTCCCGCGCTCGCCGCGGGAGCGCTGTTGGCCCCCGAACGGGCGGTGGTCGTCGGTCCCGACGTCGAGACCTGGCTACAGTCGCTGCCACCGGCGAGCGGCAACGGCGGGGAAGGCGCCCTCGCGTCGCTGCACAGCCTGGATTTCTCCCGGGTCTGA
- a CDS encoding CsbD family protein: MGDDKSGPQEAVTGAVEGVKGKIKEVGGAVIGRNDLVEEGQAQQDKADAQRDAGKKEAEAESARAGAEAAEQRQKENQ, encoded by the coding sequence ATGGGGGATGACAAGAGCGGACCGCAGGAAGCCGTCACGGGCGCCGTCGAGGGCGTGAAGGGCAAGATCAAGGAGGTCGGCGGGGCCGTCATCGGTCGCAACGACCTGGTCGAGGAGGGTCAGGCCCAGCAGGACAAGGCCGACGCTCAGCGCGACGCGGGCAAGAAAGAGGCCGAAGCCGAGTCCGCGCGGGCCGGCGCCGAGGCCGCCGAACAGCGCCAGAAGGAAAACCAGTAA
- a CDS encoding endonuclease/exonuclease/phosphatase family protein, with protein sequence MRVATFNILHGRTVGDGVQLQRLRDCVRRLDPDVLSLQEVDCDQPRSDRADLTAVAAEAMGAVEHRFVAAISGTPGATWMAATGHEQPGTAAYGIALLSRYPVASWQVVRLPRIPMRFPMYLPGPDRMMVVDEEPRAAVIAQLHTPMGGLTVANTHLSFVPGWNRRQLRRLVRDLRGFPGPRLLTGDLNMTPKTVRRWSGMRALAAAQTFPADAPDRQLDHILTDDRRLRGGAAKAERMGISDHRPLVVDLERA encoded by the coding sequence ATGCGCGTGGCGACCTTCAACATCCTGCATGGCCGCACCGTCGGCGACGGGGTCCAGCTTCAGCGGCTGCGGGACTGCGTGCGCCGCCTCGACCCCGACGTGCTGAGTTTGCAGGAGGTCGACTGTGATCAGCCGCGGTCCGATCGCGCCGACCTCACCGCGGTGGCGGCCGAAGCGATGGGAGCGGTGGAGCACCGGTTCGTGGCCGCGATCTCCGGCACCCCCGGGGCGACGTGGATGGCCGCCACGGGCCACGAGCAACCCGGGACCGCCGCCTACGGCATCGCCTTGCTGTCGCGCTACCCGGTGGCCAGCTGGCAGGTGGTACGGCTGCCCCGCATTCCCATGCGCTTTCCCATGTACCTGCCGGGCCCCGACCGGATGATGGTCGTCGACGAAGAGCCACGGGCGGCGGTCATCGCGCAGCTGCACACCCCGATGGGCGGGCTGACGGTGGCCAACACGCACCTGTCCTTCGTACCCGGCTGGAATCGGCGCCAGCTACGCCGACTCGTGCGCGACCTGCGCGGCTTCCCGGGCCCGCGGCTGCTGACCGGGGACCTCAACATGACGCCCAAGACCGTGCGTCGCTGGTCGGGCATGCGGGCGCTGGCCGCCGCCCAGACGTTTCCGGCGGACGCGCCGGACCGCCAACTGGATCACATCTTGACCGACGATCGCCGCCTGCGCGGCGGTGCCGCCAAGGCCGAACGGATGGGAATCTCCGACCATCGCCCGCTGGTCGTCGACCTCGAACGCGCGTGA
- a CDS encoding acyl-CoA dehydrogenase family protein — MTAGLVRHWLDSGRLELPLPASGRTAERWQRLASLAEENIVAARIAEAHVDAVAILHELGGKPPESGQLWGVWAAESPDAVLTATDTDGAFTLTGTKVWCSGAGFCTHALATARLEDGTQGLFAVQVTDAGVKPLPSTWWNAGMAGSDTRPVQFTNTHAVAVGDPGDYLNRPGFWHGAIGVAACWLGGARRVADPLYRCAASESADAYSLAHLGAVDAALAAGDAMLAAAATQVDSDPFDRTGTAQLLARRVRTVVEHAVDEAITRTGRALGPGPLCQDGRHAQRVADLSIYIRQSHAERDLAELGRLAGRQR, encoded by the coding sequence GTGACGGCGGGGTTGGTCAGGCACTGGCTGGATTCCGGACGCCTCGAGCTGCCACTGCCCGCCTCCGGGCGCACCGCCGAACGTTGGCAGCGCCTGGCGTCGCTGGCCGAGGAGAACATCGTGGCCGCCAGGATCGCCGAGGCCCACGTCGACGCCGTCGCGATACTTCACGAATTGGGCGGTAAACCACCGGAATCAGGTCAGCTGTGGGGCGTTTGGGCCGCCGAATCCCCGGATGCGGTGCTCACCGCCACCGATACCGACGGTGCGTTCACCCTGACGGGCACGAAGGTGTGGTGCTCGGGCGCCGGGTTCTGCACCCACGCCCTGGCGACCGCCCGGCTCGAAGACGGAACACAGGGCCTGTTCGCCGTGCAGGTGACGGACGCGGGCGTCAAACCGCTGCCCAGCACCTGGTGGAACGCCGGGATGGCCGGCAGCGACACCCGGCCCGTGCAGTTCACCAACACCCACGCCGTCGCCGTGGGCGATCCCGGCGACTACCTGAACCGGCCCGGGTTCTGGCACGGCGCCATCGGGGTGGCCGCCTGCTGGCTCGGCGGCGCGCGCAGGGTCGCCGATCCCCTATACCGTTGCGCCGCGAGCGAATCCGCTGATGCCTATTCGTTGGCGCACCTCGGCGCCGTGGACGCCGCCCTGGCCGCCGGCGACGCGATGCTGGCCGCCGCGGCGACCCAGGTCGACTCCGACCCTTTCGACCGGACGGGCACCGCTCAACTGCTGGCCCGCCGCGTCCGCACGGTGGTGGAACACGCGGTGGACGAAGCCATCACGCGCACCGGTCGCGCGCTGGGACCGGGCCCGCTCTGCCAGGATGGGCGGCACGCCCAGCGCGTCGCCGACCTGAGCATCTACATCCGGCAAAGCCACGCCGAGCGCGATCTCGCCGAGCTCGGCCGCCTCGCGGGCCGCCAGCGCTGA
- a CDS encoding nucleotidyltransferase family protein has translation MAPAETHVDAPASSPQLREALRGAASALKQNGPRFALAGSYALWAYGAPEPTHDVDLVVAESDVDHAVATLRDAGFGVERPPEDWLFKARTGDTVIDVLHRLNGVRVESATLDCAEQHDVLAIRMPVLPPTMVLIQQLRALGEHHCDFAKLLPAARAVREQLDWERVRQCTADNDYAVAFLVLADRLGLTAQ, from the coding sequence ATGGCTCCCGCCGAAACCCACGTCGACGCGCCCGCGTCCAGCCCGCAGCTGCGGGAGGCGTTGCGCGGTGCGGCATCGGCGCTCAAGCAGAACGGCCCTCGTTTCGCGCTGGCCGGCAGCTACGCATTGTGGGCCTACGGCGCGCCCGAACCCACGCATGACGTGGACCTGGTGGTCGCGGAGTCCGACGTCGACCACGCCGTGGCCACGCTGCGCGATGCCGGCTTCGGCGTCGAACGGCCGCCGGAGGATTGGCTGTTCAAGGCGCGCACCGGCGATACGGTCATCGATGTGCTGCACCGCCTCAACGGTGTGCGGGTGGAATCGGCCACCCTGGACTGCGCCGAGCAGCACGACGTGCTGGCCATCAGGATGCCCGTGCTGCCCCCCACGATGGTGTTGATCCAGCAGCTGCGTGCCCTGGGCGAGCACCACTGCGACTTCGCCAAGCTGTTGCCGGCCGCACGCGCCGTCCGCGAACAGCTCGACTGGGAGCGGGTCAGGCAGTGCACCGCCGACAACGACTACGCGGTCGCCTTCCTGGTGTTGGCCGACCGGCTCGGCCTCACGGCTCAGTGA
- a CDS encoding Rho termination factor: MPNSSIKNEKLYRDLRKQGDSKEKAARISNAAAARGKSSVGRKGGKSGSYQDWTVPQLRKRAKELGMSGYSSLTKDKLVAKLRNH, encoded by the coding sequence ATGCCGAACTCGTCGATCAAGAACGAGAAGTTGTACCGGGACCTGCGCAAGCAGGGCGACTCCAAGGAAAAGGCGGCCCGGATCTCCAATGCGGCCGCGGCGCGGGGCAAGTCCTCGGTCGGGCGCAAGGGCGGCAAGTCCGGGTCCTACCAGGACTGGACCGTGCCGCAACTGAGGAAGCGCGCGAAAGAGCTTGGCATGTCCGGATATTCAAGCCTGACGAAGGACAAGCTGGTCGCCAAGCTGCGGAATCACTGA
- a CDS encoding chemotaxis protein CheB, with the protein MSAAASNNGDLRGVVAIGASAGGVEALSRLAAGLSLDLPYAYLITLHLPPGAPSALARIVDRSGPLPAAAAEDGEKLEPARVYVARPDRHLLVADHRVMLSQGPTENGHRPAINALFRSAAVAFGPFAIGVLLSGVLDDGVLGLAAIRSRGGATIGQSPDDAMFPALPMNARDAGVLDRQAAAADIGAVLEELSNRKIKEPDMERDAAMDLENTIAMMSRFATDFDSEQLGTPSGYTCPDCNGSLVSISEGNFRCRVGHAWTPDALLGARDDEVEYALWVALRSLQEKTRLARQLAEKAGPGSLQRRYTDLAEETERALKVLGDRLSDRVPDGSDPGD; encoded by the coding sequence GTGAGTGCTGCGGCCAGCAACAACGGGGACCTGCGCGGCGTGGTGGCGATCGGCGCCTCCGCGGGGGGAGTGGAAGCGCTGTCGAGGCTGGCGGCGGGGCTGTCGCTTGACCTGCCCTACGCCTACCTGATCACCCTGCACCTTCCCCCCGGCGCGCCGAGTGCCCTGGCCCGCATCGTCGACCGCAGCGGCCCGCTGCCGGCCGCCGCGGCGGAAGACGGCGAGAAGCTGGAACCGGCGCGCGTCTACGTTGCCCGCCCCGATCGCCACCTGCTCGTCGCCGACCACCGGGTGATGCTGTCCCAGGGGCCGACCGAGAACGGACACCGCCCCGCGATCAACGCGTTGTTCCGCTCGGCCGCTGTGGCATTCGGCCCGTTCGCGATCGGTGTCCTGCTCTCGGGGGTGCTCGACGACGGCGTGCTGGGCTTGGCGGCGATCCGCTCACGCGGCGGCGCCACCATCGGCCAATCCCCGGACGACGCGATGTTCCCAGCGCTGCCGATGAACGCGCGCGACGCCGGCGTGCTGGATCGGCAGGCCGCGGCGGCCGACATCGGTGCGGTGCTCGAAGAGCTGTCGAACCGGAAGATCAAGGAACCCGACATGGAACGCGACGCCGCGATGGACCTCGAGAACACAATCGCGATGATGTCGCGGTTCGCGACCGATTTCGACTCCGAACAACTGGGCACGCCGTCGGGGTACACGTGTCCGGACTGCAACGGCTCCCTGGTTTCGATCAGCGAGGGTAACTTTCGCTGCCGGGTGGGTCACGCCTGGACGCCCGACGCGTTGCTCGGCGCGCGGGACGACGAAGTCGAGTACGCGCTGTGGGTCGCGCTGCGCAGCCTGCAGGAGAAGACCCGATTGGCGCGACAATTGGCGGAGAAGGCGGGCCCGGGTTCCCTCCAGCGCCGCTACACCGACCTCGCCGAAGAAACTGAGCGGGCGCTGAAGGTGCTCGGCGACCGGCTGTCGGACAGGGTCCCTGACGGGAGTGATCCCGGTGATTGA
- a CDS encoding STAS domain-containing protein, whose amino-acid sequence MIEPGRAVRVDAEAQRDVPILVADGVLDSSTYRGLRDIVIKTALDEPRAVIVDVDRLAVPTASAWTVFTSARWHVSVWPDVPVLLVCSDPRVRGAIVAGGVARYVPVHPSRESALRAAHSRSMQVRRRARSALPRSRGGLGLARALVTDWLTEWDSRPVIPVAATVATVFVENVLEHTESAPVLIIESFGDDVTVAVEDGSDQLPGRHEDAERGAENVSGLAIVSALCRAWGATPTSTGKTVWALVGRENRF is encoded by the coding sequence GTGATTGAGCCGGGACGGGCTGTCCGCGTCGACGCGGAAGCGCAGCGGGACGTACCGATCCTGGTGGCGGACGGGGTGCTGGACAGCTCGACGTATCGAGGCCTGCGCGACATCGTGATCAAAACCGCGCTCGACGAGCCCCGCGCGGTGATCGTCGACGTCGACCGGCTGGCGGTGCCGACGGCCTCGGCCTGGACGGTGTTCACCAGCGCGCGCTGGCACGTCAGCGTATGGCCGGACGTCCCGGTCCTGCTCGTGTGCTCGGACCCGCGCGTGCGCGGTGCCATCGTCGCGGGCGGCGTGGCCCGGTACGTGCCCGTCCACCCGAGCCGTGAGTCGGCGCTGCGCGCCGCCCATAGCCGGTCGATGCAGGTTCGGCGGCGGGCGCGCAGCGCGCTGCCGCGCTCGCGCGGCGGCCTCGGCTTGGCCCGCGCCCTCGTCACCGATTGGCTCACCGAGTGGGACAGCCGTCCGGTGATTCCCGTCGCGGCCACGGTGGCTACCGTCTTCGTCGAAAACGTCCTGGAGCACACCGAAAGCGCGCCGGTCCTGATCATCGAGAGTTTTGGCGACGACGTCACCGTCGCGGTGGAGGACGGCAGCGACCAATTGCCGGGCCGGCACGAGGACGCCGAGCGCGGTGCCGAAAACGTGTCCGGTCTGGCCATCGTTTCCGCGCTGTGCCGAGCGTGGGGCGCCACCCCGACCTCAACGGGAAAGACCGTCTGGGCACTGGTCGGTCGCGAGAATCGGTTCTGA